The following are from one region of the Periophthalmus magnuspinnatus isolate fPerMag1 chromosome 5, fPerMag1.2.pri, whole genome shotgun sequence genome:
- the hdac11 gene encoding histone deacetylase 11 — MSCKKDNEGEGGPHHTELYGSTPKTSLPIVYHSDYNITFMGLEKLHPFDAGKWGKVIHFLKEEQFITDENIVEAREASEQDLLVTHTKRYLNRLKWSLVVATITEIPPLIFLPNFLVQRKVLKPLRTQTGGTIMAGKLAVERGWAINVGGGFHHCSGDRGGGFCAYADITLAIKFLFERVEGISTATIIDLDAHQGNGHERDFLDDQRVFIMDMYNRHIYPRDAYAKRAIKRRVELDWGTEDSEYLQKVELHCDGALNEVRPDVIVYNAGTDILDGDPLGGLSISPHGIVKRDELVFRAARRRGIPILMVTSGGYQKKTARIIADSILNLHHQGLIGPEREGLSSAATSLTSGPGSSGSALTAI, encoded by the exons ATGTCTTGCAAGAAAGATAATGAAGGAGAAGGAGG CCCACACCACACTGAGTTGTATGGATCTACTCCAAAAACAAGTCTCCCCATTGTGTATCACTCAGACTACAACATCACATTCATGGGTCTGGAGAAGCTGCACCCTTTTGACGCTGGAAAATGGGGCAAAGTTATTCACTTTTTAAAAG AGGAACAGTTCATCACTGATGAGAACATTGTGGAAGCTCGTGAAGCCTCTGAGCAGGACCTGCTGGTGACGCACACCAAACGCTACCTCAACAGACTCAAA TGGTCTCTTGTGGTAGCAACAATCACAGAAATCCCTCCACTTATATTTCTACCTAATTTCCTGGTTCAGCGTAAGGTGTTGAAGCCTCTGCGGACACAGACAGGAGGGACTATCATG GCGGGAAAACTGGCTGTTGAACGAGGATGGGCCATAAACGTGG GAGGGGGGTTCCATCATTGCTCTGGAGATCGAGGAGGGGGTTTCTGTGCCTACGCTGACATCACTCTGGCCATAAAG tttctgtttgagagagttGAAGGCATCTCCACGGCCACCATCATCGATCTGGACGCTCATCAG GGAAATGGACACGAGCGGGACTTCCTGGATGATCAGCGCGTGTTCATCATGGACATGTACAACCGCCACATCTATCCACGTGATGCATACGCCAAAA GAGCCATAAAGAGGAGGGTGGAGCTGGACTGGGGCACTGAAGATTCCGAGtatcttcagaaagtggagcTTCACTGTGACGGAGCCCTGAACGAGGTCCGGCCCGACGTCATCGTCTACAACGCGGGCACGGACATCCTGGACGGAGACCCTCTGGGAGGACTCTCCATTTCACCACAT GGGATCGTGAAGAGAGACGAGTTGGTGTTTCGAGCTGCGAGGAGGCGGGGCATTCCCATCCTCATGGTGACCTCCGGAGGATATCAAAAGAAAACGGCACGCATCATCGCAGACTCCATCCTCAACCTGCATCACCAGGGTCTGATCGGTCCAGAGAGGGAGGGCTTGTCCTCCGCGGCGACGAGTCTGACGTCGGGCCCCGGATCCTCTGGCTCCGCACTCACGGCGATTTAA